One part of the Malus sylvestris chromosome 2, drMalSylv7.2, whole genome shotgun sequence genome encodes these proteins:
- the LOC126613708 gene encoding scarecrow-like protein 6, with amino-acid sequence MKAMPLPFEEFQGKGVLDFSSVSSSSAAAASDSFLSPPPPPPQKWIHRHHSSKENCYVGSTEPTSVLDTRRSPSPSTSSSTLSSSHGSGASGGSTDTTTAAGVENPSQTPLEEQKCGPPLGMEDWESVLSESPGQDQSILRLIMSDIEDPSFGLNTLLQSSSGSHHHHQNLEFGVGGFQDVVDQGGGYGGGFELDNHSGSLVSPSLHASFGPDFSFSNNASNVEAQSSNGRPNPAMFSASMSNPFPVSLSSGMFQQQQNMGLDEKPQILTPQMVINQNQTQFTQNSAMFMPLTDAQLQEHHLLSPPPSKRLNSGGFGPGYLVQRVPFLNPGQELLVRAQQQQQQLQFLPQDLQRQRPTMPMAKEKMMSPAEGGKEMMNQNQRQQQLQQAVIDQLFNAAELIETGNPVLAQGILARLNHQLSPIGKPFSRAAFYFKEALQLLLHINTSSNSSSALSPFSLIFKIGAYKSFTEISPVVQFANFTCNQAILEAVEGFKRVHVIDFDIGYGGQWASFMQEVALRNGGASSLKMTAFISSSAHDEFEVSFTRENLKHFASELNLAFELELVSLESLNSGSWGLPLHASDGVAVAVNLPIGSFLSNPLLLPLILRFVKQLSPTIVVSLDRGSDRTDVPFPHQIIQALHSYSGLLESIDAVNINPDALQKIERYLLQPGIEKIVTGRHHSPKRTPSWRTLFLSSGFSPLTFSNFTESQAECLVQRTPVGGFHVEKKQSSLVLCWQRKDLISASAWRC; translated from the coding sequence ATGAAGGCCATGCCCCTACCCTTTGAGGAGTTTCAAGGGAAGGGGGTGCTAGATTTCtcttctgtttcttcttcttctgccgCTGCTGCTTCAGATTCATTTCTTTCACCGCCGCCACCGCCCCCGCAAAAGTGGATTCACCGCCACCACAGCAGCAAAGAGAATTGCTATGTGGGCAGTACTGAGCCCACCTCTGTTCTCGACACCAGAAGAAGCCCAAGCCCGTCCACATCCTCCTCAACACTGTCTTCCTCCCACGGCAGCGGAGCCAGCGGTGGCTCGACAGACACAACCACTGCGGCGGGGGTCGAAAACCCATCTCAAACACCCTTAGAGGAACAAAAATGTGGGCCGCCGCTTGGCATGGAGGACTGGGAGAGCGTTCTGTCTGAGTCCCCCGGTCAAGACCAGTCCATCCTGAGGTTGATTATGAGTGACATCGAAGACCCGTCTTTCGGATTGAACACGCTGCTGCAGAGTTCAAGCGGCTCACATCATCACCACCAAAATTTGGAATTCGGCGTCGGAGGGTTTCAGGATGTGGTGGATCAAGGTGGAGGATACGGCGGCGGATTCGAACTCGATAATCATTCTGGGAGTTTGGTTAGCCCCTCTCTGCATGCAAGTTTTGGTCCTGATTTTAGTTTCAGTAATAATGCCTCAAATGTTGAGGCCCAGAGCAGCAATGGGAGACCAAACCCTGCAATGTTCTCTGCTTCAATGAGTAATCCTTTTCCGGTTTCGCTATCTTCCGGCATGTTTCAGCAGCAACAGAACATGGGTTTGGATGAGAAGCCTCAGATTTTGACTCCCCAGATGGTAATTAACCAAAACCAAACTCAGTTTACACAGAACTCAGCTATGTTTATGCCTTTGACAGATGCCCAATTGCAAGAGCACCACCTTCTCTCACCGCCTCCGTCGAAAAGGCTCAATTCTGGTGGATTTGGACCCGGTTACCTGGTCCAAAGGGTACCGTTTTTGAATCCCGGGCAAGAGCTATTGGTTCGGgctcagcagcagcagcagcagcttcaGTTTCTTCCTCAGGACCTTCAGCGGCAGAGGCCAACAATGCCGATGGCAAAGGAGAAAATGATGAGCCCGGCAGAGGGCGGTAAAGAAATGATGAACCAGAACCAGCGGCAGCAGCAGCTTCAGCAAGCAGTAATTGACCAGCTTTTCAATGCAGCAGAGCTGATCGAAACAGGAAACCCGGTACTCGCGCAAGGGATATTGGCGCGGCTCAATCACCAGCTCTCTCCCATTGGTAAGCCTTTTTCAAGGGCTGCTTTTTACTTCAAGGAGGCCTTGCAATTGCTCCTTCACATCAACACCTCTAGTAACTCCTCCTCGGCTTTGTCGCCTTTTAGCCTCATTTTCAAGATTGGTGCTTATAAATCGTTCACTGAAATCTCGCCTGTTGTCCAATTTGCCAACTTCACTTGTAACCAAGCCATCCTTGAAGCCGTGGAGGGCTTTAAACGTGTTCATGTTATTGATTTTGATATTGGCTATGGCGGGCAATGGGCTTCTTTCATGCAAGAAGTTGCCTTGAGAAATGGGGGTGCATCTTCTCTTAAAATGACTGCATTTATATCGTCTTCCGCGCATGATGAATTTGAGGTTAGTTTCACTCGAGAAAACCTCAAACACTTTGCTAGTGAGCTCAACTTGGCATTCGAACTTGAACTTGTGAGCCTTGAGTCGTTGAACTCTGGTTCGTGGGGATTACCTCTTCATGCTTCTGACGGCGTGGCAGTTGCTGTCAATCTCCCGATTGGCTCCTTTTTGAGTAACCCTTTATTGCTTCCATTGATCTTGCGCTTTGTTAAGCAGCTTTCTCCCACAATTGTGGTCTCTTTGGACAGAGGCAGTGACCGGACCGATGTTCCATTTCCTCACCAAATAATCCAAGCCCTCCACTCTTATTCCGGCCTGCTTGAATCAATAGATGCTGTCAATATAAACCCAGATGCACTGCAGAAGATTGAGAGGTACTTGCTCCAACCAGGCATTGAAAAGATTGTAACGGGTCGCCATCATTCCCCTAAAAGAACACCTTCGTGGAGGACACTGTTTTTGTCATCTGGGTTCTCACCATTGACATTCAGCAATTTCACCGAGTCCCAGGCCGAGTGCTTGGTGCAGCGGACTCCGGTTGGGGGGTTCCACGTCGAGAAGAAACAGTCTTCGCTTGTTCTCTGCTGGCAGCGCAAGGATCTCATATCTGCCTCGGCTTGGAGGTGCTGA